DNA sequence from the Deinococcus humi genome:
CGCCGCCGACGTCTCGACATCGGGACCGTCCATGACCACCAGCACTTCCAGATTGGGATAACGCTGTGCCAGCGCGCTCCTGAGCCCCCGGCGCAGCAACAGTTCGGGGCGGCGGTAGGTGGGAATCACCACGCTGATCAGCGGCGCGGTCTCTTCATGCGGGGCAATGTCGTGGGAAAGAGCATTTTTCAAGGTGACCTCAACTTGGCCAGGGAAAGGGGCGGCCTCAAGCATTGTCGCCCTGATCGTCTCCAATCCAATCTAGGACAGGCCGTACACTTCCCGAAGCGACTTTGATGACCCAATTAAGGGAACGATTAAACATAACTGTGCAATGGGTCCAGGCGATTCAGAATGCTAGCGGGCAGACCTGACCCTATCCGCTTCCTGATCTATGCCAGAAAATTCTCCCCTATACGGCGCTCACTTCGTCCCTATCGCAGGCAACGCTGTCCACGACAGAGGACCGCACCAGACGCGCTAGCCTGCCCGGCATGACCGCCCCGCTGCCGCCGGACGCTGCGCTGCCTGCCCGCACTGAACGCGGCCCTGTCAGAACGCGCGCGCCGCTGCCCGATGTGCTGCGGGGACTGGCCCTGCTGGGAATTCTGGTGGTGAACGCGCAGGATTTCGCAGGATTTCGCGAGTGGACCCAGACCGGGCTGGACCGCGCCGTGCAGGTGTTGACCGACGTGCTGGCCAATGGGCGGTTCATCAGCATCTTCGCCATGCTGTTCGGCTGGGGTGCGGCGGGACTGCTGCAAAAGCAGGGGCTGGGCGTGTTCGCGCGGCGGCATCTGGTCCTGCTGGCGGTGGGCTCCCTGCATTTCATGCTGGTGTGGCACGGCGACATCATCTCGCTGTATGCAGTCCTGGCTTTCGGGCTGCTGGCGACGGCCCGGATGACGGCCCGTGGTCTGCTGACGCTGGCCGCAGTGCTGGGCGCGTGGTGGCTGGGCCTGGGCCTACTGGAGGGTTTCGCCGCGCGGGCACAGGGGCTGGCTGCGCCCAGGTTCACAGGGCTCCCCTCCCTATTTTCCGGCGAAACCTACACGGAGGTGGTCTCAGGGAGGGCCGCCGATTTCCTGAGCGAACTCATCGGGAGCAGCCTCTACAACGGTGCATGGCTGCTGGCCCTGTTCTGTCTTGGCGCGGCGGCGGGCCGCGTGGGCCTGCTGCTGCGTCCCCACGAGCATGTCCGACTGTTGCGCGGGCTGACCATCTGGGGCCTGCTGATCGGCCTGCCGCTGGGCGTGTTGCTGGCATGGTTGAACACACGGGGCGACTACGCCAGCGGATTGATCGCCATCCCCGTGCGCATGGGTGGCGGGCTGGCCTCCGCGCTGGGCTACGTGGGCGTGATCGGCCTGCTGACGGTGCATGATCGTCTGGGACCACTGCGCGTTTTTGCGGCTGGTGGACGCGTCGCCATGAGCAACTACATCACCCAGAGCCTGATCATGACCGCCATCTTTTACCCCTACGCGGGCGCACAGTTCGGACAGTGGGATGCGGCCGCGGCGGTGGGACTGGCGCTGGTCCTGGGCCTGTTGCAACTGCCAGTCAGCGCGTGGTGGCTGCGCCGCTTCGGCACCGGCCCATTGGAGTGGCTGGTGCGGCGGTTGGTGTACTGGAAGTGAGCAGCGTTCAGACATCGGTCAATTCCGTGAAAGGATCATCGAAGGTGAGACCTTCTGCCATCCCCACGCCGCGCTTCCCCATAACTTCCGCTGATCAGCCCTTGTGCTTGCTGGAGTTGCACCATGAAATGAAAATCGCCGGGGCA
Encoded proteins:
- a CDS encoding DUF418 domain-containing protein, coding for MTAPLPPDAALPARTERGPVRTRAPLPDVLRGLALLGILVVNAQDFAGFREWTQTGLDRAVQVLTDVLANGRFISIFAMLFGWGAAGLLQKQGLGVFARRHLVLLAVGSLHFMLVWHGDIISLYAVLAFGLLATARMTARGLLTLAAVLGAWWLGLGLLEGFAARAQGLAAPRFTGLPSLFSGETYTEVVSGRAADFLSELIGSSLYNGAWLLALFCLGAAAGRVGLLLRPHEHVRLLRGLTIWGLLIGLPLGVLLAWLNTRGDYASGLIAIPVRMGGGLASALGYVGVIGLLTVHDRLGPLRVFAAGGRVAMSNYITQSLIMTAIFYPYAGAQFGQWDAAAAVGLALVLGLLQLPVSAWWLRRFGTGPLEWLVRRLVYWK